In Psychrilyobacter piezotolerans, the following are encoded in one genomic region:
- a CDS encoding patatin-like phospholipase family protein, producing the protein MRFKIVIFLFGLMFLTGFSEAMGYHKLKILEQKISGKEIELEKLKVLHQEVLEKKENMERPPKIGLVLSGGGAKGAAHVGVLKILEEYNIHIDYITGTSFGSIVGALYAAGYTADEIEKIILNIDWDSFKNDNQARKYTSIVDKDKREKYCFNLEIDENWKLKFPKGVLTGRAFYLELKSLFIRVEEVDDFDNLQIPFRAIATNINTGERQAIGKGDLAKAVFMSMTIPTIFEPVKDDGEFYIDGGLVDNLPVQEVLNMGADIVIAVDISADETIIKENSNLVEIMDKISTYRSEKEFKEATELADILIVPDVKKTSVADFSNLETLIEMGERETKKHREELVKLSRSKSKKTPESKDINNEEIEFEIDEVVLVGNKSVTKEKILGISRKGIPGNYTQEELNLWMNKINALYVINRSFYRIEDKKLTIEIQETETRYLRLGINASSDFGAAIGIATEISTYGLLDNDYMVTAEISKYPKLEFRGVSEYNFKEIQYLSSIGFGAKANPLFIYDKADKISEYANESVYIDGILGTAVFNSYSLGTKIEYIMSKNEYESGSKEFKSKSSWDYYKGYIFIKSDSRDDSHFSDEGVKNDLSLFTGGDIEGSGSVEFSGLLFDMHQHIPIKEKFNLELFISGGKMDGTEIPENEYFKIGGLRNDLKTNLFSFYGMNAMRKYAEEFYMAGINLRYKLNASVYINMKYNTVTYDTPTDLIITEDSKAGENFKHGVGIGLGWDSLVGPLEIVVSNDSDARGMLLSAFFGYEF; encoded by the coding sequence ATGAGGTTTAAAATAGTTATTTTTTTATTTGGATTGATGTTTTTGACGGGATTTTCAGAGGCAATGGGGTATCACAAACTAAAAATATTGGAACAGAAGATATCGGGAAAGGAAATAGAATTAGAAAAATTAAAAGTTCTACACCAGGAAGTCTTAGAAAAAAAAGAAAATATGGAAAGACCTCCTAAGATAGGTCTGGTTCTCAGCGGAGGAGGAGCCAAGGGAGCTGCCCATGTAGGTGTATTAAAGATCTTAGAAGAGTATAATATCCATATAGACTATATAACCGGAACAAGTTTCGGTAGTATTGTAGGAGCTCTTTATGCTGCTGGTTATACAGCAGATGAGATAGAGAAAATCATACTTAATATAGACTGGGATTCATTTAAAAACGATAACCAGGCCAGGAAGTACACTTCTATAGTTGATAAGGATAAGCGGGAAAAATATTGTTTTAATTTAGAAATAGATGAAAACTGGAAATTAAAATTTCCAAAGGGTGTATTGACTGGAAGGGCATTTTATTTGGAGTTGAAATCACTCTTTATAAGAGTAGAAGAAGTAGATGATTTTGATAATCTGCAGATACCATTTAGAGCCATTGCCACCAATATTAATACTGGAGAGAGACAGGCTATAGGAAAAGGAGATTTAGCCAAGGCAGTATTTATGAGTATGACTATTCCAACAATTTTTGAACCTGTAAAAGATGATGGTGAGTTTTATATAGACGGTGGGTTAGTAGATAATTTACCTGTTCAAGAGGTTTTAAATATGGGAGCCGATATTGTCATTGCAGTAGATATAAGTGCTGATGAAACTATAATTAAAGAAAATTCTAATTTAGTTGAAATAATGGATAAAATATCAACCTATAGGAGTGAAAAAGAGTTTAAAGAAGCTACAGAGTTGGCCGATATATTGATAGTACCAGATGTGAAAAAAACTTCGGTAGCAGATTTTTCAAATTTAGAAACTCTTATAGAAATGGGAGAGAGAGAAACAAAAAAACATAGGGAAGAGCTGGTGAAATTAAGCAGAAGTAAATCAAAAAAAACACCTGAATCAAAAGATATAAATAATGAAGAAATAGAATTTGAAATAGATGAGGTAGTCCTTGTAGGAAATAAAAGTGTGACTAAAGAAAAAATATTGGGGATTTCTAGAAAGGGAATTCCAGGGAATTATACTCAGGAAGAATTAAATTTATGGATGAATAAGATAAATGCACTATATGTTATCAATAGATCTTTTTATAGAATAGAAGATAAAAAATTAACTATAGAAATCCAAGAAACTGAAACTAGATATTTGAGATTAGGGATCAATGCCAGCAGTGATTTTGGGGCTGCCATAGGGATAGCAACGGAAATCTCTACTTATGGACTCCTTGATAATGACTATATGGTAACGGCAGAAATATCTAAATACCCCAAGTTGGAATTTAGAGGAGTTTCTGAGTATAATTTTAAAGAAATCCAATATTTAAGTTCTATAGGTTTTGGTGCTAAAGCTAATCCCCTTTTTATATATGATAAGGCGGATAAAATTAGTGAATATGCTAATGAGAGTGTCTATATAGATGGAATACTAGGGACTGCTGTATTCAATTCATATTCTTTAGGGACTAAGATTGAATATATAATGTCTAAAAATGAATATGAAAGCGGTTCTAAAGAATTTAAATCTAAATCATCCTGGGATTATTATAAAGGATATATTTTCATAAAGTCAGACAGCAGGGATGATTCGCATTTTTCAGATGAAGGTGTAAAAAATGATCTGAGTTTATTTACAGGTGGAGATATTGAAGGCAGCGGAAGTGTTGAATTTAGCGGACTCTTATTTGATATGCATCAGCATATTCCAATTAAAGAAAAATTTAATCTCGAGTTATTTATCTCTGGGGGAAAGATGGATGGGACAGAAATACCGGAAAATGAGTATTTTAAAATAGGCGGGCTGAGAAATGATTTAAAAACAAATCTATTTTCCTTTTATGGAATGAATGCCATGAGGAAATATGCTGAAGAATTTTATATGGCAGGAATCAACCTAAGATATAAATTAAATGCGAGTGTGTATATCAATATGAAATACAATACTGTTACATATGATACTCCTACAGATTTAATAATAACTGAAGATAGTAAGGCAGGAGAAAATTTTAAACATGGAGTAGGAATTGGTCTGGGGTGGGATAGCTTAGTCGGGCCTTTAGAAATTGTGGTTTCCAATGATTCAGATGCAAGGGGAATGCTCTTATCAGCGTTTTTTGGTTATGAATTTTAA
- a CDS encoding HutP family protein, with amino-acid sequence MKEKSYEISKIAINMVLTTREEEKKLKEEYKKNGILTAAVNIGGKMPDMTIKIVENSIVAAIKNGLVEDNRSHNGIIIGAVRDALNQVSSKTNGFNVGGKISLVRIDEDISVAVLLNIGILHLNEVAIATAHRIINK; translated from the coding sequence ATGAAGGAAAAAAGTTATGAAATTTCTAAAATAGCTATAAATATGGTGCTTACAACCAGGGAAGAGGAAAAAAAATTAAAGGAAGAATACAAAAAAAATGGAATATTAACAGCAGCGGTAAATATAGGCGGGAAGATGCCGGATATGACCATTAAAATAGTAGAAAATTCCATAGTGGCTGCAATAAAAAATGGATTAGTAGAAGATAACAGGAGTCATAACGGGATCATAATAGGAGCTGTAAGGGATGCTCTAAATCAAGTTAGCAGTAAGACTAATGGTTTTAATGTAGGAGGTAAGATTTCACTGGTAAGGATAGACGAGGATATCTCTGTGGCAGTACTGTTAAATATTGGGATATTACATCTAAATGAAGTAGCCATTGCTACAGCACATAGAATAATAAATAAATAA
- the ftsH gene encoding ATP-dependent zinc metalloprotease FtsH — translation MRKKKGKKTNNENGEKGSKKEPQKKFNFKTVIMLLFVVTIIMSLPSMMDSAKTKDQKIISYTEFLKKANNGEFKVVQEKEGYVIGKKQLEDTSAFRARMISNRVSQDPNLMKALTQTSVEIKSEDPAKTPLIVQILISWFPMLLLVGIWIFMMNKMKGGSNSGPSVFNMGKSRAKDNGENISNVKFDDVAGIEEAKQELVEVVDFLKEPEKYKKIGAAIPKGVLLLGAPGTGKTLLARAVAGEAAVPFFTISGSEFVEMFVGVGASRVRDLFNKARKAAPCIVFIDEIDAVGRKRGSGQGGGNDEREQTLNQLLVEMDGFSSEETIIVIAATNRPEILDKALMRPGRFDRQVVVDKPDIKGREAILHVHIKGKKIGKDVDLHTLAKKTPGFVGADLANLLNEAAILAARQHRDIIMMEDLEEASEKVSIGPARKSRVTVEKEKNIVAYHEVGHAMIQTFYKDTVDPVHKVTIVPRGMAALGYTMSLPTEDRYLRSKKEYLADIRGLLGGRAAEEVVFGDITTGASNDIERATGIAHAMVTKLGMSDRFGPVLLDATKEGDMFQNKIYGEETAKSIDEEIRKMINDAYDEVKTTLRDNYDLLDKISKSLLERETITGEELNILMSGGELEPLKPLKDVVAKGIDELKEELTKKEKEELAKKKKELTSDSDNSPLEVEETETENENETKDESEDEKTDTDIKEEEK, via the coding sequence ATGAGAAAAAAGAAAGGTAAAAAAACTAATAATGAAAATGGTGAGAAGGGTTCTAAAAAAGAACCACAAAAGAAATTTAACTTTAAAACAGTAATAATGCTGTTATTCGTTGTCACAATAATTATGTCACTACCATCAATGATGGATAGTGCTAAAACGAAAGATCAAAAGATAATTAGTTATACAGAGTTTTTGAAAAAAGCTAACAATGGAGAATTTAAGGTAGTTCAAGAAAAAGAAGGTTATGTAATCGGAAAAAAACAACTAGAAGATACATCGGCATTCAGAGCTAGAATGATATCCAACAGAGTTTCCCAAGATCCTAACCTTATGAAAGCCTTGACTCAGACAAGTGTTGAGATAAAGTCTGAAGATCCTGCTAAGACACCACTTATCGTTCAAATACTTATCTCATGGTTCCCGATGTTATTGCTTGTTGGAATCTGGATATTTATGATGAATAAGATGAAGGGTGGATCAAATAGCGGTCCTAGTGTATTTAATATGGGGAAATCCAGAGCCAAAGATAATGGTGAAAATATCTCCAATGTTAAATTTGATGATGTAGCAGGTATTGAGGAAGCTAAGCAGGAATTGGTAGAGGTTGTAGATTTCTTGAAAGAACCTGAAAAATACAAAAAAATAGGAGCAGCTATACCTAAAGGTGTATTATTGTTAGGAGCACCAGGAACAGGTAAGACTCTATTAGCAAGAGCAGTAGCAGGAGAAGCAGCAGTGCCATTCTTCACTATATCTGGTTCTGAATTTGTAGAGATGTTCGTAGGAGTAGGAGCCTCTAGAGTAAGAGATCTATTTAATAAAGCTAGAAAAGCAGCACCTTGTATCGTATTTATCGATGAGATAGATGCAGTAGGAAGAAAGAGGGGATCTGGTCAAGGTGGAGGAAACGACGAGAGGGAACAAACTTTAAACCAACTCCTGGTAGAGATGGATGGATTCAGCAGCGAAGAAACTATAATAGTAATCGCTGCAACTAATAGACCTGAGATCTTAGATAAAGCTCTTATGAGACCGGGAAGATTTGACAGGCAGGTTGTAGTAGATAAACCTGATATCAAGGGAAGAGAAGCTATATTACATGTACATATTAAAGGGAAAAAAATAGGAAAAGATGTAGATCTGCATACACTGGCTAAAAAGACTCCTGGATTTGTAGGAGCAGACCTTGCCAACTTATTAAATGAAGCGGCTATACTGGCAGCCAGGCAGCATAGAGATATTATTATGATGGAAGATTTAGAGGAAGCATCTGAAAAAGTTTCCATTGGTCCTGCTAGAAAATCAAGGGTAACAGTGGAAAAAGAAAAAAATATAGTTGCATACCATGAAGTGGGACATGCAATGATTCAAACTTTCTATAAAGACACAGTAGATCCTGTTCATAAGGTAACTATAGTACCGCGTGGAATGGCAGCTCTTGGCTATACAATGAGTTTACCAACAGAAGATAGATACCTGAGAAGTAAAAAAGAGTATCTGGCTGATATCAGAGGATTGTTAGGTGGAAGAGCTGCTGAAGAGGTAGTCTTTGGAGATATTACAACTGGAGCCAGTAACGATATAGAAAGAGCTACAGGAATAGCCCATGCTATGGTAACTAAATTAGGGATGTCTGATAGATTTGGACCTGTACTATTGGATGCTACCAAAGAGGGAGATATGTTCCAAAATAAGATCTATGGAGAAGAAACAGCAAAATCTATAGACGAAGAGATCAGAAAGATGATCAATGATGCCTATGATGAGGTAAAAACTACCCTTAGAGATAATTATGACCTATTGGATAAGATCTCTAAATCTTTATTGGAAAGAGAGACAATAACAGGAGAAGAACTTAATATCCTTATGAGTGGAGGAGAATTAGAGCCATTAAAACCATTAAAAGATGTAGTAGCTAAGGGAATAGATGAACTAAAAGAAGAATTAACTAAAAAGGAAAAAGAAGAATTAGCTAAAAAGAAAAAAGAACTAACTTCTGATTCAGATAATTCTCCTTTAGAAGTTGAGGAAACTGAAACTGAAAACGAAAACGAAACTAAAGATGAAAGTGAAGATGAAAAAACAGATACAGATATAAAAGAAGAAGAGAAATAA
- the tilS gene encoding tRNA lysidine(34) synthetase TilS, with the protein MDLKKFERLNSEKKLIEYGDRIIIAMSGGPDSVFLYNLLKKIKDKMDLRIYFAHINHGLRGKDSDGDEKFVIKLGESEKVPAYTKKVDIKEYAKLHGLSEEEAGREVRYGFFRELKDRLGATKVALAHNEDDLVETFMFRLIRGTSFKGLEGIPVVREFFIRPVLSYRKEDILKYLDENKIGYCIDKTNFENIYTRNKIRLDLIPSIEKEYNINFKEKIINLISDIGEFNGIINSNLKKYTKNDILDVRELKKEEKFIQRTIISEYLQKFDISVNRNKILEVQKLIYADGSKEIYGNYRYRIKKTYDILEVVEVEKIKFNDQLIEKLTVPGSVLWNNYKISAELINEDQKSKEGKNEFYCKLRKDDILTVRSRKNGDKFYPVGMHGRKRLKDLFIDSKVPKEERDFIPIITNLDEILWVGGIRGDRRFEDLKKNTAKLKIEKIEEVDFGGK; encoded by the coding sequence ATGGATTTAAAAAAATTTGAAAGACTAAACAGTGAGAAAAAACTGATAGAATATGGAGATAGGATAATTATAGCCATGTCTGGGGGACCGGATTCAGTATTTTTATATAACCTCCTAAAAAAAATAAAAGATAAGATGGATCTTAGAATATACTTTGCCCACATAAATCACGGCCTCAGGGGAAAAGATAGTGACGGGGATGAAAAATTTGTTATAAAATTAGGAGAATCAGAAAAGGTACCTGCCTACACAAAAAAAGTTGATATCAAAGAATATGCTAAACTCCACGGTTTATCTGAAGAGGAAGCCGGGAGGGAAGTGAGATATGGTTTTTTTAGGGAATTAAAGGATCGATTAGGAGCCACCAAGGTAGCTCTTGCTCACAATGAAGATGATTTGGTAGAGACCTTCATGTTTCGTCTTATCCGTGGGACATCTTTTAAGGGTTTAGAGGGAATTCCGGTGGTGAGGGAATTTTTTATACGGCCTGTTTTAAGTTATAGAAAAGAGGATATCTTAAAATATTTAGATGAAAATAAAATAGGATACTGCATCGATAAGACGAATTTTGAGAATATTTATACTAGAAATAAGATCAGGTTAGATTTAATTCCATCTATAGAAAAAGAATATAATATTAATTTTAAAGAAAAAATAATAAATTTAATTTCAGATATAGGGGAGTTTAATGGTATTATTAATAGTAACTTGAAAAAGTACACAAAAAATGATATTTTAGATGTAAGGGAACTAAAAAAAGAGGAAAAGTTTATTCAACGGACCATTATCTCGGAATACCTGCAAAAATTTGATATATCTGTGAATAGAAATAAAATACTTGAAGTACAAAAGCTTATCTATGCTGATGGAAGCAAGGAAATATATGGAAATTACAGATACCGTATCAAAAAGACATATGATATTCTAGAAGTAGTAGAAGTGGAAAAAATAAAATTTAATGATCAATTAATTGAAAAATTAACTGTTCCTGGAAGTGTTCTTTGGAATAACTACAAGATCAGTGCTGAATTAATTAATGAAGATCAAAAATCCAAAGAAGGAAAAAATGAATTTTATTGTAAACTAAGAAAGGATGATATTTTAACAGTCCGTTCAAGAAAAAATGGGGATAAATTTTACCCTGTTGGGATGCACGGAAGAAAGAGATTAAAAGATTTATTTATCGACTCTAAGGTTCCAAAAGAGGAGAGGGATTTTATTCCAATTATTACTAATTTGGATGAAATTCTATGGGTAGGGGGAATTAGAGGAGACAGGCGTTTTGAAGATTTAAAAAAGAATACTGCAAAACTAAAAATTGAAAAAATTGAGGAGGTTGACTTCGGTGGAAAATAA
- a CDS encoding SpoIID/LytB domain-containing protein, which produces MKLLYIFLFIGLTIYGEEYIQDDLIVGINRFKGKKIYISSENESAVIEIKSNEYYTHELKPGDIQTISMSGDKIKFKDKESPKIYLYKGAPETIIKISLDGKTFSRYRGDFEFIPYKNNVLPLNSVQSEDYIYSVVPSEIGHYFPEEAIKAQSLAARSYLYYGLRYSKYDEFDLFDNVNSQMYLGMDRENQKINSSIDTTRGKVILYDGEPINALYYSTSGGVTANNEDVWGGNSTPYLRSVNDRGNESKSPRLKWEVKISKNEISKKFGFGVSGLKVMEVKSNRVSKIRVYGDKNQIITGNKFRSIVGYGKVYSTQFRVKSSGNYFVFTGKGSGHGVGMSQYGAYGLSKKGKTYEEILKHYYKGVEIKEYKKN; this is translated from the coding sequence ATGAAATTACTCTATATATTTTTATTTATTGGTCTGACAATCTATGGGGAAGAGTATATACAGGATGATCTAATAGTAGGAATCAATCGTTTTAAAGGAAAAAAAATATATATAAGCTCAGAGAATGAAAGTGCTGTTATAGAGATAAAATCGAACGAATATTATACCCATGAGTTAAAACCCGGGGATATCCAAACTATATCAATGAGCGGAGATAAGATAAAATTTAAAGATAAAGAATCTCCTAAGATCTACCTATACAAGGGGGCTCCCGAAACAATTATAAAGATCAGTCTGGACGGAAAAACATTCAGCAGATATAGGGGGGATTTTGAATTTATTCCCTATAAAAACAATGTGCTGCCGTTAAATAGTGTCCAATCAGAGGATTATATATATTCTGTAGTTCCATCGGAGATAGGGCATTATTTTCCTGAGGAAGCTATAAAAGCCCAGAGTTTAGCTGCCAGGTCGTATCTATATTATGGATTGAGGTATTCAAAATATGATGAATTTGACCTGTTTGACAATGTAAATTCTCAGATGTACCTGGGAATGGACAGGGAAAATCAGAAGATAAACTCATCCATAGATACTACCCGTGGAAAGGTTATATTATATGACGGGGAACCGATAAATGCTCTCTACTATTCTACCAGCGGGGGGGTAACAGCTAATAATGAAGATGTATGGGGAGGGAATTCCACCCCATACCTCCGATCGGTCAATGACAGGGGGAATGAATCCAAGTCACCCAGATTAAAGTGGGAAGTTAAAATTTCTAAAAATGAAATTTCTAAAAAATTTGGATTCGGGGTAAGTGGTCTCAAAGTCATGGAGGTCAAAAGTAACAGGGTAAGTAAGATCAGGGTATACGGGGATAAAAACCAGATTATAACAGGGAACAAATTTAGGAGTATAGTTGGATATGGGAAGGTATACAGTACTCAATTTAGGGTGAAATCCAGCGGAAACTACTTTGTATTCACTGGAAAGGGATCAGGACACGGAGTTGGGATGAGTCAATATGGTGCCTATGGTCTCTCTAAAAAAGGAAAAACCTATGAGGAGATACTCAAACACTACTATAAGGGTGTGGAGATAAAGGAGTATAAGAAAAACTAA